The sequence below is a genomic window from Glycine max cultivar Williams 82 chromosome 20, Glycine_max_v4.0, whole genome shotgun sequence.
TTACAAAAAGATGCATTTGCCTTTTCTTATAAATGACAGGTCATATATTTGGCGATAGTATGGATAATTGCAATTTTGTTGCACCTGCACAGTTCTCATGCATACAGGTTACTGTCGCCCAACAGCGTCTCCACCCCATGCAGCCATACAAGAATTGCGTGCAACCGTTCGTGTACTACCTCCTCAAGATTGTATGTCCTTACAGCCTTTAATTTTATCTCAAAACCATTGTGTTCtgtcaaaaatatgttttcagaaAAGCTATTTAGATCTCGGTTGCTTCTTGACAAGTTTTGCTTACATAATGAGTATTTAAAATCTCCCAGTTAACTTTAGTTTACCATTAAACTATTCTATAAGGTTTATGATTGAGTTgttcttttcaaataattaaatattggtCTAGAACAATCAAGATGAAATGTCTCCTACATCCCCTCAAATTTTGCTCAGATGCACTGTTGAGAACTGTTTAATCTCCAATTTAAATCTGGAATTTTTCTGGGATTTTATTGGGGCAGGACTTGACTCTTATTAACTGAAATCTACTCCATGTACCATTACCAAATGAAGATATGGCTACTTTTATCACTGTCATGCCTACTGCACCAAACACCCTCTTGAAACTTATTTACTTAcaattgaataattattttattggaattttatatattcatttatcttCTTATATCAAGTAATTTATAGccaattgttaattttgttggtttcctttctgCTTTTGTGGTTACAGATGTATTCTGTTGAAGCTTCATTTGGATAATCTAATGATGGTAATTATGTATGTAATATCAGGCTATATTTCTACACTGAGAAACAATGTCCGTTCCCGTGCTTGGGGTGCAGCAATTGGTTGTAGTTATAGAGTGGAGCGGTGTTGCATTGTGAAGGTAGTATCAGAACCCCTGCAAAGTCTCCTATTGTCCTTTTGCAATTTTCAGCCCATGAAATTATCTGATTCATTGCAGCTTCATATGCTTTAAATGTGATATAATCTACTTCTTTATTTTCCATAACAAAGATAAGATccttttattcattttgataTCTTCTGTTTTTAGAGAAGTTACTTTACATAACAAAGATTATAtccttttattcattttttatattttctgttATAGAGAAGTTGCTGAGTTTTGCTTGAATGCTTTAGTTCCGGACCTCTGTTTTCATAACATGTTAAACTTCCTAATGAGGATATTATCTTTGGGGCGGAAGTGCTTGGGCATAAAATGGGTCTGTACATCTACCATTAACACCTACATCTGTGCCAAACATTTACATGGACAtatgtataaatttattattggttGAACCTGGCACCTATCAACattaaaaacttaatatttAACTTCTCATTTTGTTGATCTTCAGAAAGGAGGTGGAACTATTGATCTTGAACCTTGCCTTACACATACATCAACTATTGAGCCCACCCTTGCTCCAGTGACTGTTGAGCGAACTATGACTACCAGGGCTGCAGCTTCGGTTTGTCCAGCATCTTATAATAAACAAAACTTTGACTGCAAATTTTAATGATAGTAATAGCTTTAGATTATGATCCATACCTCTACTTTATTTACGTTGgttaattttacttaaatttttgtttgcttaACATTTTACTTATGCTGTTCCATATATGGAACTTGCTGGTTCCTACATTTTTGCTTTCCAATAATTCAAGCATgtattttattgatttctttttctttgttcccctttttttttagttaaggtTTTTGATTAATTACTGTTTGTTATTGGGCTATTCTatactttaattgattaaatttttttttctggctTAAGAATTGTGCATTGCTATGCTTTCTAAAATTGATATATTGTTTTTTCCTCCAAGAAGCTGGGGGGAACGGGGAACTGGGGGAGACACAAACTGCCTTTTGTTTTTGCACTAGATCTGTTTTCTGTTGCACCTTTCtggagttatatatatatatatatatatatatattatgttattaatatctataattattcattaaaaaaaaactattgtattcgagaattttatttttcacacatGCTGAACTCTGGGATTTGTGTTGCTATATCTATAAATTACCATGCTGTGTTATTTTCAGAATGCATTGCGGCAACAAAGATTTGTTCGAGAAGTCACAATACAGTACAATCTCTGCAATGAGCCTTGGtatgcaagttttttttttccgggAAAAGTGACTAAATCTAATATTGTAATATGTGTTTGTGCAAAAATAATAGAAActaatttgttattttggtaatatttgaaaatatctCAGCTTTTGGTAATGTAATGTGGATTATGTTGCAGTATTTCTTTCCCTAAATTAGATACCTGGCATGCAACACATATTTTTCAGCTTACTGTGATTAGTTTATAAACCTATCATCTATACTCATGattataatactttttatttgtCAGGATAAAGTATAGTATAAGCACTGTTGCTGACAAGGGTTTAAAAAAGCCACTTTACACATCTGCACGTTTGAAGAAGGGGGAAGTTTTGTATTTGGAGACACATTTGTCCAGGTACTTTTTATATGGAAGTTCTTGTTCTAAATCAACGATCTGTATTTCAACTGTCACTGAATTAATTGTTAAATGTCACATGTAAGTGCAACAGGAATGTGCTTATAAATGCTActatatattgaataaaatttcattGTTATCAgtgttattttcatgtattttttaatcaGTCTGCCTTTTAATTTGTGGAATTTGAAGAATCCATGTTGATGATCTTGAAAAGTATTAGTCTGTTCCATGATCTTCTTGAAAGTCTGAGGTCTTGTTGAAGTTGTAAAGAAACTTCTTACTGCTGTTCTTTTAATAATGTGTCATTTCTTTGTAGATATGAACTTTGTTTTACTGGAGAGAAGATGCTCAAGGTTACACCAGCAGCCCCGTTGCATGACCCTGCCACAGAAAAGTCTCAAAATCACCACCCACATTCTGCAAATGGTGAAAAAAATGATTGTGAGAATGTCATGATTGACGCATTCCGGTGGTCTCGTTGTAAGAAGCCTCTGCCACAGAAACTGATGCGTACAATTGGCATCCCTTTGCCTCTTGAACATATAGAGGTATTTTTAAATCActtctcatttattttcaaCTTGCATGTTAAATAATGTCTCTTGAATTTTCTCCCCGATTTATTATTGCAATGTTTACTCAAATTACGTGCAGAATGCATATTTAAACTTTTCAATTGTATCAATAATTTACAATCTGCACTTGTTGTCCAGGTACTGGAGGAAAATTTGGACTGGGAAGATGTGCAATGGTCGCAAGCTGGTGTTTGGATTGCTGGAAAGGAATATACCCTGGCACGGGTGCATTTCTTGtcaatgaattaatttattgttattttgggGGATGGAGTAGTTAGTTAATATAACTCTTGGTTTTTTTTAGGCAAGATGGGGGAATAATATACGTATTTGGAAAGATATTGTCTCATGTAACAACAGATAGTTTATGGGGCATGGATATTGGTCTctaataaacaataaacaattatttacattgtgtaatttttctctcaattcATGACTGCTGATTGCAATTGTTGCTCTTGCTGTGTCTAAGTTCAAGGGTTTTATGACACCACAGAAATCGGGTGCATACATTAATAATTGGAGGAAGGTATCATGGTCGTAGCCCAGTGGAATCTGTCGAATGACAATGTTAGCTACATAATCCAATAAGTTTATAAACTAGTAGAATGACAGATTGAATTGCTAGCTGAGCCTCTTTTGTTTGAATGGTATGTCTTTATGGATGGATAGAGAAAAGCCACACGAGGCTCAAATTTGAACAACGAAAATCACGACAGAAACCGAACAAAAGCCCCACTAGGCCATTGTGCTTCCTGAGTCCTGAGACAACCAGTTGCTTTTGGAAGGCATTGCATGGCACCATTGCAAGGTAGTGCTGATACAAAAAAGACATCAACGACAATACTAATCAATCATCATCTAGTTCAATATAAATTTAACCTAACCATCTTTTCTAATTACATAGATTTAAATGTAGCCTGATGCAGAACCTTCCCAAGATAGGTTGAGTTTGGTTCTGCATCTAAAAGGTCTGCGTTACTGTAAAATTCACGTCAAACTTCATAATAGAAACACTGGTAGTAACGCGCATCCACTGTTGTCTAACGTCCATCTAAACCAATGGATACATCCACTGTTGTGTAACGTCCATCTAAACCCATGGATAAGTGCATGTTTATTTGCAGTTGGAAATGCTGCGACATGCATTCCAATGCAAATTCCAacgaataaaaacaaaatgaatgcAAAAGCAAGTATCCTAATCCGTGGGTAAAATTACTTTCgcttcaaatataattttgcaATTGATTCCCAAACATGCTCTAAATGATACATAAACTTCAGCTCAAATGTGTAATTTGCCAACATAAGCTGGAGTGAGTTCCATATGATGAAATTGCAGGTCAATGCCATCCATCCTGATATATCTATAAAGATAAACTTAAGAACACGAATGTTGCGAAAATTGTATGTCATTCTGATATATCTGCTTTATAGTTTTGGaaatcatttcaaaatttcccatCATGCATAAAACAGCAATCCCAGCAATAAATTTGAAACTATGGGAATGGGGATTTagcattcaaaatttcaaatctaTATACATCCCCTCTTCAACCTACTTGACTGTACAATATAATCCAAGCATTTCCACAAGCAAACTCAACCAGAGGAAACACTCAACTTGCACTGCAACCATGGCAACCTCTTCTCACCCTTGAGAGAGATGAAAATCTCACAGGCACACGAGTTGTTCTCAAACAAATCCAAAGCAAGAAAGTAGAGCCGCTCATCAACACCTTGTAACTCATCCAACACCTTAATGCACTTGCTTATGGAGAACCTATCCTCGTTCTTCAAAATGGCAGTGGCCCTCATCTTTGAAGCAGCAGCAATCTCCAGCATGGCATCCACGATGGCATCGCCGTTAGCCTTGCGGCTTTGCTTCCGGCCACGGGAACCAGACGGCACAACAACAGGGTGACGCTTATGTCCATCCAACATATGCACATCTTCACCAGAGCCAGAAGTACCATCCTCATCCACATAAGCCATTGCCACTGTAAATGATACAATGATAGCATCATTCAACATTACAACCATGCCAATTGCACCGAATTCTCAATGTACAATACAATTCACCAACAATGGGGGCAATCATCACACGGAAAATTCAGAACCGTAGAAAACAAGGAACCCTAAAACTAAATCTCACTTTGCGTGCAAAATTAAACAGACCCAGAATGAAAAGACAGCATTTTCAAGGTTCAGTTAGGCTTGCAATGCGATTGAGGGAAAGGAACGAAAAATCGTACCTCTGTCGGAAGATGATGTCAATTCCGCTAGTTAGGGTAACGAAGCGTTGGGGGAATCGCGATCTTCTTCCAGACTTGGTTACTGAAAACTCATTAATCGAAGTTCGTTTGATGCGCGAAATCACTGCAACTTTGAAAACCCTAACATGAAGAGGATGGAGGATGAAGACAGTAACAGGAGTATCTTGAACGCATAGTTGGACAATGGTATATGGCTATATGCCATGTTCCTTTCTTTATCATTAAACCAAGTTATACCACATTTATGTTTTCTTCCCTCTCATTTAGAGTaatgttttatttatgaaaaggttaattaaacttttatttatttattcatttctttttttattaacaacaaTTTCTGTgcgaatataatatttataaataaaaataatttaaatctaaaaaaataattaaataaacttagagaatttatttttccttttttgaaaataattatttttataattttaaaaatgaacaaatttaattaacaaaatgatagatttataaaatttaaatatgttttattttaattatcaaataagattttaaaattctaaaaagtgaaatttaatttttaatttcagtaaatgaaaataataaataaaattaaaatataatattttaataatgcaAATTTACTCCCGGTCAACAAATAGTGTGTATGCATTTTGTAATGGACTTGTGATAATACGCAAGGGATATAAGATCATCATTGTTTGTTGtgtaattaagaatattttaagaTTGATAATAACAAAGGATGAAATTGATGTATAAGAAAATCttgaaaaaacattaaaaatatatacacgGAAAGATATGTGAGGATTATACCATACACTAAGAAAATATATAgttaagaaattgaaaaaaaaaaataaggatgtAGGTAATATAATAacactagaaaaaaaaactataccaAACACCTATTTTATGATCCATCAAACAACCGAAGTTACATCGGATCCAATATGAAGTGGATCAGTTCAAAAATGTCAATTGTGCAATAATTGCATAGGTAGTTTATGGTGtgaaatgaaaattacaaaagttaaaaagaaattgggaatgagaacaagagagaaTAACATCAATGAAGACAATTGAAATATCAAGTAGGTTGCAGAATTGAGGATACTTGAGAATCAAAGATTATGGATAGTTATGCctgattaaataaaaagtgaaatttaatttttttttgtattttttttaatttatatcattttattatggTTGGACTTGaaagataataataagaaatttcaaaaataattaagagataaaaatatctatgtaagaataaaaattaaaaataatttttaaatgagatattttctttattgattgttatagatatatatattatagagttaaaaaagaggaaaaagcagTTAGGTATGCAAAGgtgttttttcttattattctaAGGGTAAATATTCTCTCtttaacttttgtttttcaCCTTACTAAAATAGTCTATGTGACACAGAGGAATGAATTTGTCACTCAAATAATTATCAATGTGACTATGTTGACTAGATTGGACAAAAATGTCAGTAAAAAcataaatgttaataatttttttgttggaaaaaaatgtcaatattttttttattggagaaaaatgtcaataattttttttttatctaaatgtCAGTATGTTCCCTTGAACCAAAATATcaataagttattattattggatgatgtcaataattttttattagacctAAATATCAGTATGTTTCTATTGATTTActaaaataaacattgtaaCAGTACcaattaatacaaattttttcaaattataataattagtcacaatctactatAAATAAGAGATAAATATATCACATATTTCACTTGTTCGAATcttgactattttattaacaatgACAACGAAATTTAACAACAGGATatatttgttacattttttatactttcggggattaaattttgtatttttatcttttaagaacGTATTTATTATTTGTCAGCGAATTACACGTTCAGGGgataaaagtgactatttacccaTTCAAGTGGAAAGACgaaaagttaagaaaatattatatgataaatatgtcAATTCGATCTTCTAGAGATACCACGTTGGCATCATTGATAACTACGTCCTTCTGTGTCATATAAGTTATTCTATTAACGATGACGGATAAAAATTAACGGCCAGATAAATCTATTGCACTTTTACACgggaattaaattttatattttcatcttttatatatatttgtgatcGAATTACACGTTCAAagacaaaagtgactatttatcctTATTCTAATTTACTATGTAAGAGTTGCCGGTGATATGAAGTTTCTGCTTAAAGGATCCAACTTGGTGGGAATGGAGAAGGTTTCGTTGGTTTGTAGAATTTTGAATGTTCATGGGACTATGAGGGAGCATGTGAAATTGGTGCACTCTGTGGTGAGGGTTGAGTTGAATGAATTGGAGGGAGATGAGTTTGGTGTGTGTACTGTACTTTTGCCGTTGGTGGCAGCGCTGCGAGGACTTGGTGAGTGTAGTTATGCTCGTGGTCGAAATAATTTGGAGTCCATAGGGAGCGATGATCTGAGATTGAGTCTTGGGGGAATTTTTGGAAGGGAATGCCCAACTGATGCTTATTTGAGCAGTGGCTACTATGCTGTTTTGAACTTGACTTTTGGAAAGAATTACGATGAAAGCTAATGCTTTTAAATGTGGTAGTCTAAATACACAATGAAATGAACTGAAGGATAATGGTTCTTTTTTTCCCCCCTCTCTTGTTAAACAAAGGAGAAGCTTTaacactctttttaaataggttAAAAAGAGCTGAATTATATGAAagatcttttttcaattttattgttaaaatttaaatctaaatCATAACCAGACAATAGAACACTGTAGATTTGTTTAGTCCGAGAAATTAACTTACAGGATGAATTTGGATTGGAAGATAGTGGATTGAAACATTGTTAGTGGTTTGAAAGGACAAGATGCTTATTAGGCAAGACAATGGTTTTAAGGTCAAATTCTAGGCTATTTGGGATCCTTAAAGATTACCTGCTAATTTGGGATTTCAGATTTTATAGTTTCTTGGGTGAATCTATTTTATGCTATAGGATTTAAATCTGGACAGACtaaagtttcattttttctGGGGCAATATTTTTGTTGACTTCTATGTGGATTTCAacctatatatgtatttttcgaGAGGGGTATGTTGCAGGTATACAGAGAGATTCGAGAGTGCTTTTGAGATGATAATGTTCACTTCAACCACCTAGGCATCACATAACCCACAGAGTAGTGCTGCATCAATAATTGTGTTCTTTGATGGCTTGATATTACTTACATGAGATTGCTAGTTAAACTTTGGCAACTTGGTTGTCCAAAAGTCCAAGTCAAATAACCAAACacctttttaaataaagaacACAGAAATGACAAGCAATTTAAGGAAATCTTTTCATCAAGCTGATGGCTTCGGGATGTTACAGCTTCCTGCATCACCAAAACTTtagtaacacttttttttttgtttggcatATCATGCATAATTTACTTCTTATGTTTGGAAACATGTTATGTTGGATATGCAATGGTGAAACTTCCTTTCCTCTGTCTGGGTACTGAATGAATAACATAATGCAAAGAAGTCCTTTTTGGATGGCTGTAACAGTATCATCACAAGTTCAGCTcatattttattgtatataaAGTTCAGTTGATCAGCaccaaatttaatttgaaatcatGGGGTGAGAtggagatcaacttgattttctcattatttttctgtaataatttttaggtttaattactcaCTTAGTTTCTATAGTTATAAAGACTTTTCCTATAAGTCCCTATACTTAAAAAAACCCGTTTTAGTCCCTGCAATaccatttataattaaaatctaattCTTATTCAAGAAACCTATGGACGATATATGAAAAAGTATATCGAAAATCCATGAATCTTGAAAGTGGCTTACCTCTTTGTAGGTTTATGATAGACATATTTGTGCATATACTCTTTTCTGTCTGTTTCATTTTCATAGTTTTTATCGAAATCTTCTGCTTATAATTAGGGATTGATTTATGGTTTTTACACAGGTTGGTTCAATTGCTACTGGTGGCCGATATGATAACCTGATAGAGATGTTTGGTTCAAAGAAATTTACAGCAGTTGGTGTAAGTCTGGGAATAGAGAGAGTTTTTGAAATAATGGAGCAACGTCAGAAGGATCAGAACCAGGTGATCATAATGTTTGATAACTATGTTAGTTGtttatgtcaaaaaaataaatattctttgatttttctggaTATCAGATCCCATCTCAACACCGATTTTGCTACAAAATTTAGTTAACTTACCATGCTTTTTGACTATTGAGTAATAAAAGGCTCAAAATAGAAAACACTATTTGCATACAGGCTAGATATAGATAATTTTCCTTATGCGTTGGATGAGTAGACATTTGTGGAAATTAATGTAAATAACATTGCAGCTGCAGTTGATTCACTTTGCTAAATTTAACCTCATCTTTTTTTACAATGAATCTGAACCAGCCCAATTTTTGAACCCAGGGAGGATGCATCTCATCACTAGAGATGTTTGCAGCAGAGTTTTGACTGACTTTCACCTACAATTAATTTTGCTGTTTTGGTGTGgaaattttgataaaacttttgtttctaatttccacaaaaaaaattatatgcccTTATTCAGTTTAGAACTTCCGGGTTATTTTCTGGGCTAGAAAGTTGGAATGAATGGTACCACTGTTTTGCCAGTATtaacaatattatatattatttgttttcccttttatcccttcttataaatttttgttagaTGGCTCGACCAACAAAAGCATACAACTTAAAGCACTTTGAGTATGAAAACAAATCAAGGATCCCTTGGATGGTACTTGGTGAGCGGGAAGTAAAAGTGCAATTGAAACACCTCGAGGGCAGTAATACATGTAAACATTCCTAGGCAAAACTTTTGGAGCAACTGCGGAGACGGTTGTACCCATGAGAGGTTTTACAAATACAAAACATTTTATGTTTCATATTCATTTGCAAAGTTTATTTCTTTTGCTgacaattgttattttttctttcaaattgtaaTTGTGACAATAGAAATTACTACGTTGTGAAAGAAAATTTGATGCTTTCAGTTTATCATAcccatttatgtaattttaaatgaatagttttacttttattttgacGTGTATATCACAGCATAAATGTTTCCCTGTGTGCAATTGTTCTACGTTGACCATGAGAaacttaagtttttttattcctCAGTCTGGCATCGGCAAGAAAACATACATAAAGATTGCACTCTCAAGTGCCACTAATCTTACCAAAACCACCGTAATAACCATAAGTATCGCCTCATGctaaatcattattttctcgGATATTATGATACAATATCCCTTTTGTTCTAAAATTGCCAAACATGTCACAGCTTCATGTGAATTTGTTTCCCAAAGGTGTACCCAAACATGAGATTACATGATGAATATGGTAATCACAAAGGTGGCAGACAActatgaaaatatgatttttaaccaATTTAGCCAGTGCCAATATAGT
It includes:
- the LOC100777086 gene encoding uncharacterized protein, encoding MAYVDEDGTSGSGEDVHMLDGHKRHPVVVPSGSRGRKQSRKANGDAIVDAMLEIAAASKMRATAILKNEDRFSISKCIKVLDELQGVDERLYFLALDLFENNSCACEIFISLKGEKRLPWLQCKLSVSSG